The segment AAGTTACAGAGAAAGTGAAACCAAATTGGTGCTGTAAAAAACTTGCTTGCACATTAGCTATGCAAGTGTAATCCACATCATTTCACCAGAAAGCTGCAGAGCAGAGTATCAAACCAACAATTAAAGAGCTCAAAAAAGCTTGATTTTCACGGGTATATTGTAAATGACAGCCAGACGATGTTGAGTTTGATGATGGAGCAAGAGTGGTTCCATTTGTGACGGTGCCATTTTTCCCTCCActagatgaaaaagaaaaaagacaaagCATGAGCAATCAAGATGTGACCATGGGTGACGAAAACAAATCTTAGGTAAATGAACACCATTGATCACGGATTAATTACCAAACTAAAGACAAAAAGATAGAAGTAATAATTAATTGTCGATAAATTAACCAAGCATAAATTCATACCTTCCTGGAAATATACAAGAACCATGACCTGCAGCAGGAAAACAAATATTAGGAATCACTAATCATATTTTAGAATGAAAAGACAGAAGACATGATTTCGGCAGATTTATTCTCGAAACCAAGCGAGAAGCAGTGTTCATAGAATTTctaattaaagaagaaataagaaaagtaattaatttagAATTCCCCTTCCATGAGAGCTTAAAATAAAGGCTCGTCTCAACTTTTTTAAAAGGCTAAGACCtatcacttctttttttttttttaaaaaagcattTCTTAGTTTTTTTATCAAGTAGtaataattttcatataaataggGCAGAAAAAGTGCCCGTATACAACACTTCTATCTTAGTCAAAGCCAACGAACTCCATGACAGTTTTGCTATTTAAGTATTGATTGCTTAATTTTCTGCAATGCCCGTGCTCTGCATGTGTAGGCCAATATACTCTGCGTCAATAATGCAAAAGCACTACATCAAGCCAAAACTTGGCGGAAAACCATTGTGAAATatgtaaattttctttttccttggtTTTTTGCCTTCCCTAATGGATGTTTGCCCAAATGAATGTAGCTAAGAGGAAGTCAATAGTAAAACTTGATGATCTGAAGTTTTCTAAGCCCTGTGACTCCTATTCAGTGGTCGCTTCCATTTTGCACAGAATGACAAGACTCTTCACTCTATAAGATCTTAGAGATTCAAATATTTGTGCCAGTGTATTAACGTAAGATGAACATTCACAAAAGGATATTTCTTTTACTACTTACTTGGATCTGATGTAGTTACTGTAGCCACCCCATTGAAGTTGCATGTTCCATCTGCCATTCCCATCTTGTGATAATATGCATCAAAAGCATATGATGCATGTGCAAAGACACTATCGGGTTCATAACAAGGGTTCCCTTGTAACAAAGGATTGCAATCCACTTTGCCAGGTCCACAAGCCCAATCCAAAGCAGCTTGCACCATCTTTTTATCTGCATTTTCCCTTGCGACGCAGTAAGTTTGGTTTGTAGTGTCATTTGCCAACACAGTCCCAGATCCTGTCAAGTGTAGGATATAGACTGGTGCTCCACTGGGATAGAAGAGTCCCCAATTCTTTTCTGAAGTAGAGCCTTGTCTTAGATCTTCATTGTAAAGCTCATAAATGTAAGTGCTGACTGCAATCCCAGGGTGTTTAGGAGTCCCAGTGTTGTTAAGCACATGCTTGATTAAGTTGCTATTATAAGTGTTAGCATTGTCAAGAGTAGCATCTGAGTCACCCTTGGAAGGCCAACCTGATTCGGTCACTGTAATTGGAATATTAGTAAAGTTCAAGTAGGACATAGCAAAATATGCTGCATCGACAACAGCATCAAAAACATTAGTGTAGTGTAGGAGTGTATTTGAATCGACGGCTTCCTTGTTAGGTGGGAGGGGACGAAAAAGAGCATAGTCCAATGGGATTGCACCATTGGATTGCTTATAAACATAATAAGGATAAACATTGAGCATGAGATATGACTCAGTGGACTGCAAAAATTTGAGCATGGGAATCACAACTGGATCCCAAGATCGATTAAAGAAAGCTTGTGAAGGTGGAAAAGAATCTAGGATGATAGAAGAGGAATGTGGAGTGGAGACTTTGATTTGGGAAGCAAGATTTGTAGCAACAAGAGCAGAGTGAATAAACTGCATTGCAGACACCAAGATAGGAGCAGCATTAGGAAGAGTTGTGAGAACTTCAGATCCAATAGCTATGGCAGTGATTTTGGTGGCTGGAACATGAGAAAGAATATTCCGAGAAACCCAGTTGGCAGCAGTGGCATTGGACTGGCCTATCCCTAAAAGCTGATCATTTGGTACAGAAACGGTTACACGGATTCCAGTATTAGCAAGTGCCAGCAGCATAGCTCGGTCAGCATCAAATAGCCGGACATGTCGAATCTGCTGTGCTTTGAGGAGGGCCACCACCTGAGTTGGACTAGGCATGTCTGAGAGGTCCGTACCAACGTTTACACCAATGAAAGCCTCTAACAGAAGAACAACtttttgttagttttttttAGTAACATAAATGAATATCGCaattaaaaacaattttttgtaAGTGAACAATTTTTAAGTAGAAATGACATCCAATCAAAAGGCATTTACACTGAGAATCAACTGGCAGCCATTCTATTAAGACATTTGGTGTTGGAAAATGCAGTAAATACAAGTGATGGAACATAAGCatgagaaaagaagaaacacaatttatatagcttacACAAACATAAGGACAACTACAACCACATATGCTTTAATGCCTGCTCTGCAATTTATTTGATTGCCATCATTAGTGTCCGTATTTGCTGGAAGACCTCATAGTTTTTAGTATCAGCAATGCACAAAACCaggaaaagaaaggagagagaaCGAAAATGTAAATTGTTTAGCGATGTTAGCTGTTTAGCCATAGTTAACATGGCTTCATTTGCCTGGATGTACATGTGTAGAACAGGTATGACATTGTGTGGATGCTTGGAAATCTTCAGATTACATTAAAATCTTACTTATAACCTGTTCGGCTAAGCTTCTGGAAGCCAAAAgtgcatatatttttttaaaaaaaacatagtTGTTTTAGAGAGTTCGAGGTGTTTGTCCAAGCTTTTAggaaaaaataagtgctttAGATTAGCAGTTGAATTATTTTTCAGAAGCTGCAAAAAGTAgttctttttttccttaagTACTTTTGGAACCTTGGCCAAGCACAAATTACTTCTCCAATATTGGCAGAAGTTCTTTTCAGaattgattagccaaacacaactacTATTctctaaaaatacttttttaaaagCCCTTTTCCAAATAAGCAGATTTTGGAAGATTGGTCAAACTGCCTATTAACTTGGATGTATTCATATTGGATACATTCAAGCCCAAATACATGTAACACAGGTGTATTCACCTAGTCCGCGGAAATTCTagttctttcctttttctttttattgataCTTCAGCTTCATCTTTACAATATGAACGGATAGGAAAACCACTTACAATTATCTTTTAGTCTTTACCTTTACAATCAGACTGAGTTCACAGTTCAGTGATCGGTCAAAAGCTATTATTAGGGAGACACCAGCAACAGCTCAAATTCTTCCATTATCAGTATCCCAGGAAACTCAAGGCCTCATCACATACTTCCAAACTTTCAAGTTGAGGGCGGAAAAGGGTGAAAATTTGTACCAATGCGGAGATCAGAAGCACTCATTGAAGAACCAAAAGGCATCTAATGAGATTTTCCTTCTCAGTTAtcagaagaaaaacaaaagtctGACCAAAGACACACTAATGAGACTTTTGAGCATCCTTCCACAACTGGAGAGTGGCATGGCATGGGGATGATAGTCCTTATCTTCCCTCTATAAAATTATTCTATGTAGCACAATGTGAGGGATAGGCAATCATGCTGCCCAACTTAAGGTTTTGAACTTATGAAGGATGAAAACAATTGATAGAGATCAAATCCAAAATGATAAATATTTCACTAAGCTAAAATAAGAAAACATTAAGTAAACTACATGCAGAAGTTATGTACTTAGCGAGCTATAAGATTTGACTGTAACATAGTCATAGTTAACTTCTGTAATCCATTTAAAAGCTTTCCAGCTACATGAAAGAGTGATACAGCTCCGGCTACTGGCCATGAGCACTTAGAATTTGGTTACACTGGATCCTGTGAGTAACCGTGAAGCTATACATAGGTGAGATATATTAAGTATCCACCTTTCCACTTTATTCTGAGATTGTTATACTGTTAATGCATTATCATTCCAGACATGGTCTCAGCTAAAAAGCGAGAAAAATTCCTCATGGAAATTCAGTATACCACTTAAAGGAGAAGGAAGTAAAAAATTCCTGAGAGTGAAATCAAATAAACATAAAGAAAGTCCATGATGGGCACATGGATATAACATGGAAGACAACGATGCCATGTGCCACCATTTTAAGTTAATATTTGACATAGACACCCTTGAAAACACACACCAACAGACCTTTTAACATTTTTCTAAGGCACTATTATTTAAAATGGATGGCGAGCTGAGGCGCACTACAACTTATCAGATTTCACATTTGGGAAGACAAAAgattctctctttctctaggaaaatcttcatttttcatataaaatgacaaggtaaaaaaaaaatattctggTTTCTCACTATTTTGGTTATTGGGTCTTAATCTTTCTTCTCAGCAAGCATTTCAGCTCCATCAACACAAGTGTCGCCCCGACTCAAATAAAGATAGTATTGCAGCCCTGACTGGGGGAGAACAATTAATTActgaagtgaagaaaatatgagttaAAGAAAGAGCAAATTAAGAAACAAGATACGAAAATCCCAGATGAAATATACAAGGAAATTTGTAAGGTAGGTTTACTAAAAGAGTGGTGGAGACCTAACACCCGCACGAGGCAATAGATTATCTCATCCAATGTATGCAGAAAGGAAGAATATCTAATCTATGTATGCATTTagagaggaagaaagaaagaagggaggTTTACCTTTATCAACAGAAGCAGAAGCTACtaaaagaggaagaagacgaagaagaagaaggagaacgATATCATAAAGGGAGAGAGTCTTCATTTTTGCTCCAGAAAAGCAAAGCAAAGCTTCAGTCTTCACAAGCCCTTAAACCCCAGAAATGAGAAAACCAAAGAAAATAGGAGGGGACACTGTGGACTAAGTTTAGAGAGAGGGAAGACTTACATCGACAGTGATGTGTCAATGTATTTTACGACTTATTACAACTTGCTATGCTCGTACCACTGAATTCAAACTAAAGAAAAGGACGCCCCCACTTTCTGCTTCATCCTTTGCACCTTTGTACTAGCacgcattattattattattattaattattattattattattattaactattattattattattatttcagtATTAGTATTAATAAACAATGTACCCCCAGAAATAAAAGGTTAGTAGTATTATTTAACGGGAAAAttgtgcaaatatacccttcaactTTGTCATTTAAAACACATATATCCGTCGTTTAAAAAGTAGTGCATATATACCCCCGACATTacacaaatagtgcaaatataccctttttgccgacataatttttttttaataatcatttagcttttttttttttttgatgtcgAGAATCTTGAATTGAGTACCTGGTGCATCGAGGTTTATTCATACTCTTCACTATccaaaattccctttttttcttttttgtctctCTCCCCCCTTTCTTCTCCAACGATAAGTTTAGCAGCCtccaccccccaccccaccccacgccCCCTCCTTCCCTGGCAGTGAACCCTCATCAGGTACGCCTCCCTCTCTCCTCTTTCGCCGGCGAAAACCGACGGCAGGCTATTTTTCCGGCCAGATCtgtctcttctctctcctcctctcttctcttttctttgccTTTTGCTTCTTGTCTTCTCGTTTCTGCACCCGAAAACCCCTCGCCAGTAGGTTTCCGGCCATGTCAACAGGTTCCGGCTGTGAACAATAATTCCGGTAGTGAACAGTTCTCCGACAATGAACAGTAACTCCGGCGGCGAACatgttttttatattatttttatttttattttttccaccTGGAGTTGGTACCTCTGGCTCCTCATATCAATTCTTGTGTCTTTTAGACTAGTTAAATCTTGCCTGCCACGCATTCTTAATTCTTGACGTTACATTCTTGCCTTTATTCATCTAGCTTATAGTGATATCTTTATTGTCATAGTAACCTGCCTTTAGTCTCATGCTAACTATTGATTCCTGTTTGTTTTAGATAAATCTTTGATTTGCTTATATTTGCCTTAGTGGCTTTAGTGAGCGATGGTAGACTAGGGTCATGTTCTCGGTCGGGGACGGGGGCTAGGGCTAGGG is part of the Lycium ferocissimum isolate CSIRO_LF1 unplaced genomic scaffold, AGI_CSIRO_Lferr_CH_V1 ctg17616, whole genome shotgun sequence genome and harbors:
- the LOC132042742 gene encoding glucan endo-1,3-beta-glucosidase 3-like — translated: MKTLSLYDIVLLLLLRLLPLLVASASVDKEAFIGVNVGTDLSDMPSPTQVVALLKAQQIRHVRLFDADRAMLLALANTGIRVTVSVPNDQLLGIGQSNATAANWVSRNILSHVPATKITAIAIGSEVLTTLPNAAPILVSAMQFIHSALVATNLASQIKVSTPHSSSIILDSFPPSQAFFNRSWDPVVIPMLKFLQSTESYLMLNVYPYYVYKQSNGAIPLDYALFRPLPPNKEAVDSNTLLHYTNVFDAVVDAAYFAMSYLNFTNIPITVTESGWPSKGDSDATLDNANTYNSNLIKHVLNNTGTPKHPGIAVSTYIYELYNEDLRQGSTSEKNWGLFYPSGAPVYILHLTGSGTVLANDTTNQTYCVARENADKKMVQAALDWACGPGKVDCNPLLQGNPCYEPDSVFAHASYAFDAYYHKMGMADGTCNFNGVATVTTSDPSHGSCIFPGSGGKNGTVTNGTTLAPSSNSTSSGCHLQYTRENQAFLSSLIVGLILCSAAFW